TAAGCTCATGGTTGCTACAGCTAGCTGCTTTGATTTCTCGGCTTACAGGCTCTGCCATGAGGTGGTTGTGGTGGTGGTCATTATATATGTATTCATGCAGAAGGGGATGAGGCGCATTTGACCCGCTCGGGTATGGGGCTCTCCACCCGACCCTGCTGCTGAACATGGGACGCGTGCGTCAGACGCTGGAGAAAGTGCGTCGGCGAGTTAGAAGCAATGATTGACGAAGCCGTGCAGACCGGCGAATCTCACTTGAATGAGGGTGTTGGACATCCTGGCCGCACACCATGTCCCGTTAGTCACCTCACCAGTTTGTACAAACGTctgttctctctctctatttGTATATGTATGTGCTGTCGCTGACGTTGGATGCGTGCGTATAAATCATACCGATGGGGATTTTGGATAGGTGAGTGAGAACAAGAGAAGAATTGCGCCGTCTGTACAGACTTGCCAATCCCACTTTCATGTATAAACGAAATTGAAGTGTATCTCTTTCTGTCAACGAAAAGAGAGTATTTTGTGACTTCCGCCGAATTCATTAACATCTATCTGCATGAGCATGGAATGTTGGAGCATATGGGTAGTCGAGTGAAGAACAAGTGATGAATGATGCTGTGTTGATTTTTCTGACCATTTGCAGTATGCATTGGGTAGTGAATGTTTAATGCACCACATTAGCTTCCCCACAATGAACATATTGTCTTTACTTCCGTGTGACTACCACCCTATTGGGTTGATAGCTCATATTCAGTTCAAGGTGGACTTTATCAGCATATAGTTTACTTCCTCTTAAtctaatcataatttatattaggGGAGTGCGGTGgttataaaaagagaaaaaaaaaagatagtaatAAGATGGTTTTTAGTAGCcatgagattccaaagaaaaggagattatttgattatttgagtctacagagtcaaaagataatgtcACAGttatagtgtagggtggtgattatttgattttgtcttattttgataatattttttttgtgtttATCAAGATCTTAAGTGGGTGACTGACACAGGTgtttcttatcatgctataccatgaagagagttttttgctacatacaggtatgAAAatgttggtgttgtcaagataagCAACTATGGCATAACAGATATCATTGACATGGGTGATATGCATTTAAAGATCAACCTTTGTTGCAAATTagtacttaaggatatgaggCATATGGTTTgactttgctagtcataggtgcccagttagccaatcacgtgagtgatgacacgtgtgacttgacacagaatctttttgcttattatattttgacatttatcactttatattgactgttgcatatatacatgtatatattgtgatgtctttggatctgtACAAtatgaatcagatcgtgatgagatcacgataatgagactgattcacttttaaacacagatcctaaataatcccggtcataggttactcgagagggacgtcgagataaccggataaactggtgtgttgtatacccgtccatatgatggatgcagctggtctcatagctgcttgtgtggggacactagggatacagtacaggtgctcattggagaatgagttcactgattgatccgtttattgaatgctggatggttgatgatgccttattgtcagacaacgattccgtagtactagtggtgtatctggtccttagacttgagataccaaggatatcctgtatgagtgctccgctctttgataccaaacttataggtttggatgtcccagatctagtacagctggtcattgagagtaacagtcgaccttacgagagctattgagtgtcgatagaggatcatccactcttgatgtcatgagaggaatatcctatgtgttcttgctcagacaaatccctggctaaggtcatttggattgagagagaaagagttctcgggaagaatctgattatagcaagactcgagtagaaactatatgggtctgacagtaccatgcccaatatacgatctctggAATATTACCTCAGTTGAGAAAGATCACATACTTATCTGTAGAGTACCGTCGCATTAggatatgtacttacttttgaaagtggagctgtgtcatgacaatccagattacaaaggcgtattgttctctccaccatagagacataatatattgttgctatagaggtttacaaagaaatattatggataaaagaattcttacaataATTGAGACTTAAACAGGAAAACTATGTAGTGCATTGTGATAGTCAGAGTgctatccatttgtgtaagaacccaatgtttcattctaagtcaaagcatatagatatcagataccactggattcgaaatgtatttgaagagaaatagttgcagctttagaaaattcacatagatgacaatgaagcagacatgttgacaaagaatttatcaaaagaaaaacaggagatataatgatagctggtcggcatggtttcacattgaggagtcatgggacaacctcccttatgggctgaagggagatgttgttgggctgacagctcaTATCCAGCCCACAGCTCATcccctcttaatctaaccctaatttatattagagAGGATGTGGTGGCTCTAAAAAGAGGTAGAAAAAGGCAGTAACAAGGCAGTTTTTGACCGTCataggattccaaagaaaaggaggagaacaaggcagaaaaagaagagaaaaaaagggaagaagacaatgacaacacaaagagactgttctcaattatcTAGCAGTGCTTTTATCTTATGTTAGATCATATCTACAGtaaattcttactgtgattacttggaaaAAATTAtgaaggatttagatattgtgcacaatgacgtgatctttgtatcccagttattcttttgtgattgttaCTAGGATTTTGGACAAaaaattaagatttgtatattcattattattattatagattatctctagtttgccctataatttttatccttcatacacaaaatttaattttcatattatgctaatatttatttatacacaAAAGTTATTTCGACACCTATATATTAGAGGAGATACTATGAGTGCTTTACTAAAGCTAATAATTATGAGTTCTTTCAACTAAAGCTAATAATTATAGGAGCTTAGCCGAGAGCTGAAACGCCAAAGGGTTTTAAAAGCTATAGGACATTTATTGCTTTAGTTAACATTATCTTTGTATGTGGTGGTCTTCAGAGAGATGCTTCTTAATCATTAAGTGTTCGGGAAATGAGTAATGTGGTAGGTGTAGTGCTGCTACCGATGAGTCTCAATGTTCATCTATGAACATTTCAGGAAAGCTCCGGCAAGCCGTGCGACGTGCAAACCTGTTGATCTATGTACGACTTCCATGTAGAACAACATGAGCAACAAGAGATAGGTTGTAGATCGCCATGCATGTACAACTGTTCCTTCAAGGCAGGTGGAGGGAGGATGGTTGCAGTCATGCTAATTATGGACAAACTTCATCGTCTCTTCGGTGAAGGCCGGTAGATGTTCCTTTTGAACACATCGTGTCAGTAACCTCACGCCCTGCTTCGGCTTGGACGGCTGCAGGTAGATGCAGGAAGCGATGAAGTTGCTGTCGTCATTCAACGGTGCGACATGGATCGGCTCTCCCCACCCATAGTTCACTTCTGAGAACCCCACCCGGCTCCAATCCGACACCACCAGCGTCCCGTACTCCAGCGGCACCTTGTACGGGTCGTCCTCCGCGTCCCCCATCATCCAGTCCAAGAACTTGGCGGACATCCTCTCCTTGGCGTCTCGTATCAGCTCGATCACCTCCACCGGCGAGGAACCAGCGATGGTTCCGGCGGTCGTCTGGATCCCCATGGGGTACACGCAGTTGCCGTAGAAGCCTTCCTGCGGCAGCACCTGGCGTAAAAGGTGGCGGGTGTTGGCGGCGAAGCCGAGGTGCACGTCGGCGTGGGGGTCCAAGCCTATCGCCCGCGTCCGGGACTGCCAGATCATGGCCGTGACCACGTCGAAGGTGGAGCACTTCTGGCCCGTCTCCCTCCAGAACTGGTTCTTCACCGCGCTGATATGGTCGGAGGAGACGTCGAAGACGGAGGTCACGAAACGGAAGGAAGCGATGGAGGGTGCGTGTCCTCGCGATAGCTTCGGCGGACTTGGGATGGCGTCCCTGCACCAGACTGGATCGACGACGAGACGAACGTGGCCTCTTGCGATCTCGGCGACCGCTTGCAAGAACTGGGCTGCTCCGAGGCCGTCGAACACTGTGTGACTGAATCTGATGCCCACTGCGAACCCACCGCATGTGAACTCCGTCACCTAACGCAACACACGGCATTCAAAAAGGTCTTGAGTTGAATCATTCGACCAAAATGACCTTTCTGCGTTCAATATTGGATCAAATCAGTGTCATAATCTCCCAAATAAACTTAGCTTTTTGCCGCTTGTTATTGAATCAGAGAGAGACTCGAACGACAAACAACAATGCACAGTGTTGCTTTTTTTTGGTAGACGTGATGATTGCAAACAATGTCACGTTCGGGTCGTGAAAGCCATCTGTCCAATTTACGTAAAGCATGCAGAATCACATGAGCCTGATGGCTTCTCTACAGTTCAGTCGGCAGTAGCACAGGAAGAGTAAAAGCTTAACACCGCTACTAGCTAAGCAGGGAGTTTTAGGGAAAACGCACATTGATTGGTACGTACGTACCTGCATCATGAAGATCAAGTCTTCCTCGTTCACGTCAGGGGGAGCAAATGGGATGAGCTCCTTCTTGGGCAGCAGGAGAGGGCGCTCCAGGTTGTTAACATCTTTGAGACTGCAATCCACGGAGGCGTCGACGAACCACACGCCGTCGCCGGTGCAGGCGACCTCAGGCTCGCCGGGGATCGGCTCGACGATCCGCCCGGCAACGGGGTAGTAAGAGACGAGAGCACGGGACAGCGCCGCCCTGAAGGCCTTCGCCGGCTGCACGCCTTGCTTGAACACGAGCATCAGGTCGACCAGGATCCTGACCACCGCGGTGCGGTCCATGCAGGAGAGCGGGAGGTGGCCTGACGGCGTCGGCTCGGCGGCGGCCACGAGTTCCGCGGCCAGCTTGTTCACGGAGAAGCTCATTGTCGCTGCAGCTGCTATAGATGTCGCCCGTGACGATATGGTAatgaatctatatatatatggatgGGGGGCACTGAACTCTACGCGAGTGTGATGAGCATGGGATGCGTGCCTTCGTATACATCATATTGTTGGGAAATGTGTGGGTGGGTGGATGAGAAGGACATGCGAATCTCACTGTATATTTAATCTGAATCCGAAGTTTGTGTCCTTTGCTCGACGAGAGGATTATGTTATGCGTTTGTGTCCTATATATTCACTAATAATCACACGCTTTCAAAGGCATGCATGTACAAAAGTACTCAATGGAAATCTAATCAGCCAAGGTATAAAGTTAGAGACTTGGTTTTTGGTCCTTGTTTCACTGAAAGGAGTACTTTTTACCCAAAGCCAGTCATTGGGTGATTCCAATACTTGGCATTAGTTCTTTAGTTTGCCTTCAGAGAGCTTTTGGCTTGATCTGTATCTTTTGTGGTTGCATGCAGTACACTTGTGTCTCCAATAATGATTcctaattattattcttggagGTGAAGCTATAAAGAAGAGGAACAGTAGTGAATGATGAATGTGGTAGGTATGGTGCTGCTGCTAATCATGGCATGGGCCAAACACCCATGCCAAGCTCACCGTGACACGTCGAGGTAGACCCCTCCGCAGCCTCGATAGACGATAGAGTTTGTGGCCGAGCCAAACCTAGTGGGAATTTTGGATGATGATGGTGGCGGTGGGAGAGTTTAGTGGCTCTGCAACTTCACTTTTTGGATAGAAGAAGGCGCCTGATGTCTGACATCTTTTAGCACTTTTGTTTGTGTCGGTTTCTTTCTTCATTGCTATCTATTCGGGAAgcataagatattaaaattatataattttatttaattaattaaaatatattataaatataattaaatattaattataattatcgatctataaaaaaaataaattatgataaatttttttaggagataaccttaaaAGAGACTCTCAAAATTACTTATTTTAGATCTTCTActcttatttataaaataataatatattttaaaaacttaaagtggaaatatatatacttatcattattgagagattatatatTTTCTCTCATATTCTCTTTCTCCATAATCTATGGCTCATAATTATTCTTTAAAGGATAGAAGACAAGTCTAGTTCTCTTTATAAATCGATATCACATAGCTTTCAAATCGGATGACGATATGCCCACAGATTAGAAAAAAAGCTTTCTGATTGGTATGGAAAGGTATGCATTATAAATTTGATATGGTGTAatttgatttcagattttgatattaaatttttcGATATAACAATAGCATAAGATGTTATATTTATAATTAGTATTAGACTCACGTGAAATCAAGTTTATTTACTATGCATGAATGATTCACTTGTATTGCTGATCTACTTTTCTATCCATCATCCTATCGCTTACTTGTGGACAATGTGAGGTTCCTCGTGCTTGATTGATGGATTACTATCGACAATAGTATTGTTAAGGGCGACAACCTTTGGAGATCGCTAGCCTAGTCACAGTAATGGCTGCGTACCTAGTGGAAGCACCATGGGGTGCGATAACCCTACGATGGCAATGTAGCTCCACTGCGAACTGTGGCTACAATAATACCGTTGCAACAACACTTGTTGGTCATGATCGGTGTCAACTGAATATTGAAGGTCGCAGTTCCTAATGGCTATGTAACAGGATGCGTGGGCATAACCGTGCATTGTGGCGACCATGGGGGTTGTCGATTGATGCATGTGTatagttgaaagtctattataaAGTTAAGCTTATGCCAAattagatattagttttataattaaaatattagatatatattaaatttactcAAGAATAAAAATAGTAAAAGATtgtaaagaaaataataagatatgtAGAAAGAACAAAGGAATATATGCTCGTATATATGAAATTAGACTAACttgaaatgatggtattttttATTTACCGATTCTTTAAATTACCTTGATAATAGGAAGTCTACTTTAAGGTTTATATCTATGTCAGTTGGAAGGgtaatttacaaaaataaatatataaaataaatatattattatattattattaataaaaattaattttttgatattctttgagggCACTATTTAAGCTTTGTGACtgtgaatttttattttatgacttAGTATGGTCTGACTCAATTGCCAAattattgaaaatactttatgacaTATTattatagttttcttttttaagaaTGATAAATACTATTGTAGCTATATACATTATCAGATAAAATACTTGATGGTCAGAGAAAAAGAgtccaaaaataattaatattaattaagaaCTTGAGTTCCCTGTGTTAATTATTGATCCATTCACTTATGTATTTGAAAAAATATGTTCTTATAATTGGGTTTATAAATAATCCATAAAAGATATGGTAAAACATGTTTGAGTggacattataattgatattcttatttatttatttaaagttatttatttctgttatactatttatatttatgtatgtagatTGAATATGAtagcaaaattttcttgataaaataaattacaAGGATCATTTTGGACTATATTAGGTAGGGCTAATAATATTGTAGCATATCAAAGAAAGTATGATATTAATTACATATAATTACTATGACTTGTATTGATCGTTAGACTTAACGTGACATTatgtttattagatttattgatctattttataaaattcttatgcacatgtaaaatattttttaaaaatttttaaaatctaattaaataattattttaaataaaattttattttatttattatatttcgaatctattttatatcttactaattaatgggCTAAGTGGGAGAGTGTTATATTATATAGcactatttaattaagtaagatatattatggatattatGAATTTATTATAGAAAATAAGTCCAATTATAGTAAGATTTCTTAGGAGATTGATGGCGATAGAAGTGACtttcctaattacttatcctaaGGCCTCTATTCTCGCCTATAAAATGATGAGATCTCATAGTGACTCAAGGTGTAGATATGTATACATTCATATATCACAAATCTTCTCTAATCTCTTATTAGTCACATAAATCGTTATCACTATAACTTTTAGATCCGATTACAGTTCAATCGCATATTagataaaagttttttgaataatatcgaaaggtATAGATCGTAaatttgatctattattatttgattttaaattttaatattaaaatttttatacaatagtaacataaaaataatttttatacttacacAAGGCATACCTACAACAAGGTGTGGGTCTCGCTAGTTGACCCATCACTACATCACCGTGATCAACTGTACAAGGGAACCTTTTGAAGGCATTACACACAAGCTCTCACTTTCGATGCACGCGAAACGATTCAACAAGCAAAATAACATCCCGGTTTACCCCACGAtggatgaaaatattaatattaacttcAACTTAGATCTTTTGATCTTGGTACTAAGGGATCATGACAATTGATATTATAATAAAGCCAGAGTACAGTTGCTGGTTTTACCTTTCATCTTTCCACAGCTTAGTTCTAAAACAGTCGATAAACTTCAATTATGGAGctaatatacatgtacatattagATAAAGATTTCGGAAGTCCAACCGGAAATAACTACAACCTATAGATTCCAGCCTCCGTACCACCGCATTTATAGGGAGCAATTTGGCTCACTCTTTACCATGGTCTTCTATGCTCATCTTCCCGACCAAGGTCGATCGAGTGGTCTTGCCATCATTCCGCAGCTGCTCTTTCCGGTCCAGATTCTAACTGGCAATATTAAAGTTATATGAAGGATGACTTTTAAGCTCACATCACTTAGTCAACCCTTATGATACTAGGAGATCAGCAAGAAAGAGGAGGTACCGAGATCGGTTTTGTTGCGCCACACCTTAAACAGAGTCATTCCAAATGATCATATGATCCAGAATTGTGATCACGCTGACCCATCCAGCCATTTCCACCTTCTGAACTGCTGCAGGCTTGTTTTGCGAGGATGTTGTTTGCTAGATCACCAGTCAAGCTCATCTGTTGGACTTCCTGTGGTGATAGTATCTTAATGCACTGTACGCAGTTCACAAATTCCCTGCACATTGACAATCCCATGTCACCCTCGCATGAAAATTCTATGGAAAACCATTTTAGACTCAGATGCTCCCTACATCACTTCTGGAACTTAGTACTCAATGAAAGGAACTACGCATAAAGATGTTACGACTTACTCCCATGGGTCGTCACCAACAAGCAGAACATCTTTCTCATGATCAACGTAGACGAGCTTCCAACCAATTTTCTGCAGATCTTCGAGCTGTCCTATACTGAACATGCGGGCAATATCGTGTTTGAGCTCATCATAGCCTGAATAACGAGTAATATCTATTGACCTGCCAACAGCTCCACGCTTGTGAACCTAAAAATGGCACAATTTAGGTTTGCTTTGAGAAAAATGGAAATGATGAACACCAGCTATCACCATGAACAAATTTATAAACATGAAGTAGAAAACATTCAAAATTCTAAATTCATCCGATGGTCTGCTTTATAATCTAGTCATAGAAGTGGTATCATTTAACATATATTTCCAACAAAATCAGGGAAACAACAGGTATTTACATGTCTGTCATTTCACACAAAACCAGAACAACAAAGATTGAGGCTACTACTTGTAGTGCTAATATATGGGACTTTAATCTTAAGCCATATATTTCATAAAGCCTTTTGCACCAAAAGAATAATTTGGAAAACAGTCTTTTGATgtatatgataaaatatttcagatACTCCTAGAAGGTCTTGCTTAAACTTGAAGTAGTTAAATATTAGGTCTTCATCGGTAGGTAGATTTGGCAATCATTTCCCTTGCTAGTAACTAAAAAGCAGTAGTTCACTTTTGTTTCAAGGTGCTAAGAAGAATTAATTGTGAAATATATTTGAACCAAGCAGAGTAGGATGGATCAAAATTTCCCATTCGACTATGGAGGTATAATAATTAGCTTCCCACTTGACAGCAATGATATCATAGCATGTGTATGTGAAACCACAAACCTTGGTGTAAGTCCGCATTCGCTGAAGAGGTGGTGCAGGTGCCCAGCAACTTGCATTTAATAAGCTATTCTCATTAATTGTCGAATCAATAGAATTGAAAGCCAGGTCCGGAACGCCAAATGAATGAGAGACCAGTGAAGACGATAGCTCTTGATGAACATCGTTTGAGATATTGTAGTTTGAGATCATATTACCGGGAATGTGATTCTGGTACTTCTCTGAAGCAATGCTAATCGCTAGTGATGCATCAGTTGCAATAGCTATGCCCAATGGTCCATCAACGTTGACCCCCATAAGGGCACTGCTCCTTGGATCTGTGCCTTGGACATCATCATCCAGAGGGATATCTCTAAGCATCGATGGCTGGTTGAAAGATGTTAATGGGAAGGTTCCAGTCTGAGAAAGACAAACCGAAGTAGCTGAAGAAGTAGTGTCCAGGTAATCCAGCTGTACGGCGTCGTTAATGTAAGTTTGAGGATCCACAGCTCCCTGAGATTGCACCTTGGAAATTGGCACCGAGGGTTTCAGGTCCTGTACAGCTTTAGGCAGCTCCTTAGCTATGTTAAGGTTTGCAACTGAAGCTTCAAAGGAGCTTGAACTGAGCATAGTAACTAGTTGATTCTTTTCTGTCGACGCAGGGTTGCACAGACGAGGCCAATTTAAAGTTGACTGAGGAAGAACAACGCCATTGTTTGCTGAAGGTGATGTAGAGCAAGATGGGATGTCATCTGTAACCACCGAGTGTGCACCTCCAGTAGCTAACAAAGAGCTGCCGTTGGCCAAGATCGGATTGGTTGCTGAAGTTGCAGGCAAAGTTATTCCAGGCAAGTCGGCTAGTAGAACTTGCTGCTGCTGAAGCTTCTGCTGTGACTGGGACTGCAAGGATTGCGGCAGCTGGACACCCGGTGAAGTGATCTTTGCACCTTGTCGAGGAGTAACATGTGGCTGAGCCAATGAACGGGGGGAGTCCAAAAGTTGCTGTGAAACTTCAAGCAGCGTCTTCTGCTGCTCTTGAATTTGATGTAATTGGGTTTCCTGGACTTTTGGTTGTGACAATAATGAGGGTTGCTGCTGTAGCTTCTGCACGAGCTGAAACTGAATTTGAGGATCAGACACTTGTAATTGCTTGTTTGGTTGGTTTGCGATAGCAACAGGTATCCTACTCTGCTGCTGCTGGAGTGGAACTGGTTGCTCAGGTCTTTGTGGCTGGGTTTGCAGGAGGCTGGTTTGTAATACCTGGGGGTTCTGAATCACCGGACATTGCTGTTGAACTGAAGGTTGGACAAGTGACTGAGATTGAAGAAGACCGGCCTGGTTTTGGGTGAAGGGAGATGCTTGGTTGAGCATGTGTTGCCTCTGCTGTAGACTGAAATCTTGAAGTTGCTGCTGTGGTCTGCTAACAACACTGGATTGGTTCAGAGAGCCGGATAATTTAGGTAATTGGTCGACTTGGGATTGCCGAGGCAATCCAAGTGCACCAAAATGTATATTATTCTGCTGCAAAATCTGAGCCTGCAGATGCCTTGAGAAGTCACTCGATCCAAGGTTTTGTACAACACGTCCACTCAAGGAGCGCAGGCATTCATTCTGCATGGCTGAGTTAGCTAGTGAGGGATTCTGCTGCATGCTCATCCATTGAGCTAAGCTTAGACCAGGCATTATAGCATTCTGAGATTGAGAATCCTTTATGCAGATCTCCTCGTTAAGCCAAGGGATTGCCCTCTTAAAAAGATTTTCCATTTCTGATGACTCATCGTCTGCAAAATTAGCAGTTAAATCAGTATTCTAGCTATTTCATAACACAAACTATAGATATGAAATTGCAGTTTCTCTACAACTGTCCTTCCTTTTTCAACaaaatccaaacatagaaatcCAGTGTTCACCCCTCCCCagccaaaataattttatgaaacttTTTGCAAATTTATTCTGTAGAGTAGTTCGATTCAAGCTTGCTGAAAATTCTCTGATGATTTAGTTCACTCGTATAcaatatttattaatatttttctctCTATAAATACCTGGAATACCTGGTTGTCTAGGACGCTTCCGAAAAAATGGTGGAGGGCAGATAAAGAAAGGTGCTGCAATGGGCTCAATGTTCCATATGGAGACCCTACTGGGCCTCTCACCAGCTGCGCACTCATCCCACCCCACCTGTTGGATCAATAAAGCATTGTCAGAAAGAAACAAAATTGGAGGAAAAAAGTCATTGGATTCATCAAGTAAAATGAACTTGTGAATGATATTACTCATTGAGTTTTAAAGAAACTGCTTAATTGAAAATGAAAATCAACCTTCAAATTACGCCATTGTGAGTTCTTCCACCTAACAACATCCAGATCACTTATCTCTGTGATTGTACCCATGTACCTGCAAGGTTTAGGAAGTAACTACTCTGCAAAGCTAGTTAAGTTGATGAGACCTCGCCACAAAGTGGTGTAGATGTAAAAGGTCAAGTTCATGAGGGAATCAGTCCTCAATTAAGTAccagaaaataaatataattttctttagtGGAGTATTATAGAATTAAAACGAGATGTCCATTTGGTTGCAGTCATCATGTATCAAAAGTGGTTAACATGACATAATCAGATAGTAGTAGTATAATACCTCCTTGTTCCTGATTCTTCAGTTTCGAACATCATGCGGAAGCGCATGCCAAGAGATACTTGATTGCTGTATATTGCCTTCTGGTACTTAGCAAAAGGAATGACAAATTCTGAAGGACTAGTCCTGCAGATAAAAAGGTGAGCAAAGCCATAGTAAATAGTTTAGAAAAGATGCAGTTAAACTATCGAAGATAAGCCTTGCCCGACACTAGACaaataaagaaattaaaattaaaaccTTGGATTATAGAATACAGTGAAGGGACTATTATTCGCAGCAGCATGAGCTGCTGCAGCAAGAATTCCAATATGCATGCTGTCACTCGACAGGACTGATGATGATAGGTTAGTAGGTTGCCTGTTAGCACGTCTGATGCCTAAAAGCAGTTGTTGTTTCTCATCCCTGCTCACAAAGACGACAAAAGAAAGCACATTAGGTTTATAGagcaatgacaaatttagagTCCACTATGAAAAAGAATGTAGAACTCAGAGAAAATGATTGATGAAAAGTGgg
The window above is part of the Musa acuminata AAA Group cultivar baxijiao chromosome BXJ2-6, Cavendish_Baxijiao_AAA, whole genome shotgun sequence genome. Proteins encoded here:
- the LOC135613397 gene encoding acyl transferase 5-like; translated protein: MSFSVNKLAAELVAAAEPTPSGHLPLSCMDRTAVVRILVDLMLVFKQGVQPAKAFRAALSRALVSYYPVAGRIVEPIPGEPEVACTGDGVWFVDASVDCSLKDVNNLERPLLLPKKELIPFAPPDVNEEDLIFMMQVTEFTCGGFAVGIRFSHTVFDGLGAAQFLQAVAEIARGHVRLVVDPVWCRDAIPSPPKLSRGHAPSIASFRFVTSVFDVSSDHISAVKNQFWRETGQKCSTFDVVTAMIWQSRTRAIGLDPHADVHLGFAANTRHLLRQVLPQEGFYGNCVYPMGIQTTAGTIAGSSPVEVIELIRDAKERMSAKFLDWMMGDAEDDPYKVPLEYGTLVVSDWSRVGFSEVNYGWGEPIHVAPLNDDSNFIASCIYLQPSKPKQGVRLLTRCVQKEHLPAFTEETMKFVHN